The following proteins come from a genomic window of Chlamydiales bacterium:
- a CDS encoding phosphatidylserine/phosphatidylglycerophosphate/cardiolipin synthase family protein, which translates to MKKISKNLIRSLRILFTCWIFFLFFCLTEKPSTSNKPIELYANICDDDLRRIYLNAIEKANESIYLIMYSLNDEKIIRALNHKAKKGVKVTVLHDSKTSQFGYRKLKSIDLIPIEISGLSHQKILVLDGKEVWIGSANFTTESLRLHDNLVMKFNSIELAKSILSEFSAYYFYIGDQKCELWHLPRDRKAGLNHLIDLIHQSKNSIRIAMYTWTHSKLTDAVIAAHNRGVAVEVILDNSQANGVGQRTTNKLIESGISVWVNRRQKLLHHKCLWIDENILVQGSTNWTKAAFSKNKDCFLILFDLTQEQKDKLQKMWFRTRTLAYRAKKSMT; encoded by the coding sequence ATGAAAAAGATCTCTAAAAATCTCATAAGATCTTTACGTATCCTTTTTACCTGCTGGATTTTTTTTCTATTTTTTTGTTTAACAGAAAAGCCTTCCACTTCAAATAAACCTATTGAGCTATACGCAAATATTTGTGATGACGATTTGAGAAGAATTTATTTAAATGCGATTGAGAAAGCAAATGAATCAATCTATTTGATTATGTATTCATTAAACGATGAGAAGATTATTCGAGCTCTTAATCACAAAGCAAAAAAAGGCGTGAAAGTCACTGTTCTACATGATTCAAAAACATCTCAGTTTGGATATCGAAAACTGAAATCTATAGATTTGATTCCCATAGAAATAAGTGGCTTATCTCATCAAAAAATTCTCGTGCTTGATGGTAAAGAGGTCTGGATTGGTTCTGCAAACTTTACCACAGAATCTTTACGACTTCATGATAATCTTGTGATGAAATTTAACAGCATAGAACTTGCAAAATCTATTCTTTCAGAATTTTCTGCTTATTATTTTTATATTGGAGATCAAAAATGTGAATTATGGCATTTACCTCGAGATAGGAAAGCGGGTTTAAATCATTTAATTGATTTAATTCATCAGTCAAAAAATTCGATTCGTATTGCCATGTATACTTGGACACATTCCAAACTCACTGATGCGGTAATTGCTGCCCATAACCGCGGAGTTGCAGTGGAGGTCATTCTTGATAACAGCCAAGCAAATGGAGTGGGACAAAGGACCACAAACAAACTGATTGAATCAGGAATTTCTGTCTGGGTAAATAGAAGACAAAAGCTTTTACATCATAAATGCTTATGGATCGATGAAAACATTTTAGTACAGGGTTCAACCAATTGGACTAAAGCAGCGTTTTCTAAAAATAAAGACTGTTTTCTTATTCTATTTGACTTAACACAAGAGCAAAAAGATAAACTCCAAAAAATGTGGTTCCGTACACGTACTTTAGCTTATCGAGCTAAAAAATCGATGACTTAA
- a CDS encoding UbiD family decarboxylase: MPSHLNLRDFLQELRKSEEIVDVYHPVDPDLELAEIHRRVAAVNGPALFFHHVKNSSFPVVTNLFGSLKRVKLAFPNHPEQVIAQLVQMISKNFPPKWNLLWKNRQLLKNCLYLGTKKSKHGPIKAVHCHPPNLNKIPMLKTWPMDGGHFITLPLVYTESPEARIPNLGMYRIQRYNATEAGLHFQIQKGGGFHFYQAEKENQPLPVSIFIGGPPALMLSAIAPLPENISETMICGLIQGKKLDVCHSPYTSHPLISECEFALIGNAQPHIRRLEGPFGDHYGYYSLKHPFPVFTCDAIYHRKDAIYPATIVGKPRQEDFYIGNYLQELLSPLFPLVMPGVKALWSYGETGFHSLSAAVVQERYYRESMVSAFRILGEGQLALTKFLLLTNQTVDLRNFRAVLTIILERFSPETDLFVFSNLSLDTLDYTGPSLNQGSRGVMLGIGEKQRDLPNIYQGQLPLTLRKAHPFSPGCLVVEGEFNETLFAYEGFKDWPLIILVDNIEQTIKSETAFLWTVFTRFEPAADLYAKKQVIRNHIAYSGPLLIDARMKKNYPDELSCDLETKNHVTKHWNTYFPNGMEMGDSETAHLN, encoded by the coding sequence TTGCTGAAATTCATAGGCGTGTTGCTGCTGTTAATGGCCCTGCTCTTTTTTTTCATCATGTGAAAAATTCTTCTTTTCCTGTTGTGACTAATTTATTTGGCTCACTTAAACGGGTGAAGTTAGCTTTTCCTAATCACCCTGAACAAGTCATTGCTCAATTAGTCCAGATGATTTCAAAAAACTTTCCCCCAAAGTGGAATCTTTTATGGAAAAATAGACAGCTTCTGAAAAACTGTCTCTATCTAGGAACAAAAAAATCGAAACACGGCCCCATTAAAGCAGTACACTGTCATCCTCCAAACCTGAACAAAATTCCTATGCTAAAAACATGGCCTATGGATGGAGGCCATTTCATTACTCTGCCACTTGTGTATACAGAATCTCCTGAGGCAAGGATTCCTAATTTAGGAATGTATCGTATTCAACGATATAACGCTACAGAAGCTGGTCTTCATTTTCAAATTCAAAAAGGAGGAGGATTTCATTTTTACCAAGCAGAAAAGGAAAATCAACCTCTACCTGTTTCTATCTTTATTGGTGGCCCTCCAGCTCTCATGTTAAGTGCGATTGCTCCTCTGCCTGAAAATATCTCAGAAACCATGATATGTGGATTGATACAAGGTAAGAAACTCGATGTATGCCATTCACCCTATACTTCGCATCCATTAATTTCTGAATGCGAATTTGCTTTAATTGGAAATGCACAGCCTCATATCCGACGATTAGAAGGACCATTTGGAGATCATTATGGTTATTATAGTTTAAAACACCCATTTCCTGTTTTCACTTGTGATGCTATCTACCATAGAAAAGATGCTATCTATCCTGCAACGATTGTAGGTAAACCTCGCCAAGAAGATTTTTATATAGGAAATTATCTACAGGAACTCCTCTCTCCTCTCTTTCCACTCGTGATGCCTGGTGTAAAAGCTTTATGGAGTTATGGTGAAACAGGTTTCCACTCTCTTTCAGCTGCTGTGGTCCAAGAACGGTATTATCGTGAGTCCATGGTTTCAGCATTTCGTATCTTAGGAGAAGGTCAACTTGCGCTCACTAAATTTCTCTTGCTCACTAACCAAACAGTAGATCTACGAAACTTTCGTGCCGTCTTAACTATAATTTTAGAAAGATTCTCTCCTGAAACAGATCTTTTTGTTTTTTCTAATCTTTCTCTTGATACCTTAGACTACACTGGTCCTAGCTTGAATCAAGGCTCGAGAGGAGTCATGCTAGGAATAGGAGAAAAACAACGCGATCTTCCTAACATCTATCAAGGCCAACTTCCTTTAACTCTTCGAAAAGCGCATCCATTTTCTCCTGGTTGTTTAGTGGTTGAAGGAGAATTTAATGAAACACTATTCGCTTATGAAGGATTTAAAGATTGGCCTCTTATCATTCTTGTAGATAACATCGAGCAAACAATCAAGAGTGAAACAGCATTTCTATGGACAGTTTTTACCCGATTTGAACCAGCTGCTGATCTTTATGCTAAAAAACAAGTGATCCGGAATCATATCGCCTATTCGGGTCCTCTTCTCATTGATGCTCGAATGAAAAAGAATTATCCCGATGAACTTTCTTGTGATTTAGAGACAAAAAACCATGTGACTAAACATTGGAACACTTATTTCCCAAATGGAATGGAAATGGGCGATAGTGAAACAGCTCATCTTAATTAA